A genomic region of Arachis stenosperma cultivar V10309 chromosome 9, arast.V10309.gnm1.PFL2, whole genome shotgun sequence contains the following coding sequences:
- the LOC130951892 gene encoding probable prolyl 4-hydroxylase 9 — protein sequence MKGKAKRSKVKLGVPVLVMVCSLFFFTGLFVSPMLFNFQDFGDVGQGQPWSRLLQESAAKEYGKSGDPFIHSIPFQILSWRPRIVYFPNFTTADVCEKIIEMAKPKLEPSKLALREGETVESTKGTRTSSGAFISASEDKSGILDFIEKKIAKVTMIPTNHGEAFNILRYEVLQKYDTHYDAFDPFEYGNVHSQRIASFLLYLSSVEAGGETMFPFEDGLNMDIGYDYKQCIGLKVKPRQGDGLLFYSVLPDGNIDKTSLHGSCPVIEGEKWVATKWINDKKQHY from the exons ATGAAAGGGAAAGCCAAAAGATCGAAAGTGAAGTTGGGGGTTCCTGTTCTGGTAATGGTTTGCTCCCTTTTCTTCTTTACTGGGCTCTTTGTATCTCCTATGCTCTTCAACTTTCAG GATTTTGGTGACGTGGGACAGGGGCAACCGTGGTCTAGATTGCTTCAGGAATCTGCTGCCAAAGAATATGGCAAGTCTGGAGACCCCTTTATTCATTCAATCCCATTTCAG ATTTTGAGTTGGCGACCAAGGATAGTTTACTTTCCGAATTTCACAACTGCAGATGTATGcgaaaaaataattgaaatggCAAAGCCTAAATTGGAACCCTCTAAATTGGCATTGAGGGAAGGAGAAACTGTTGAGAGCACAAAAGGCACTAGAACAAG TTCAGGTGCATTCATCTCTGCATCAGAAGACAAATCTGGTATCTTAGACTtcattgaaaagaaaattgctAAGGTTACAATGATACCAACGAATCATGGAGAA GCATTCAATATACTGAGATATGAGGTTCTTCAGAAATATGATACTCATTATGATGCCTTCGACCCATTTGAATATGGAAATGTTCATAGCCAAAGG ATTGCTTCGTTCTTACTATACCTATCAAGTGTCGAAGCAGGAGGAGAAACCATGTTCCCTTTTGAG GATGGTTTGAACATGGACATTGGTTATGATTATAAACAATGCATTGGTTTGAAGGTGAAGCCAAGACAAGGTGACGGGCTTTTATTCTATTCAGTTCTTCCAGATGGGAACATTGATAAG ACTTCTCTTCATGGAAGCTGTCCAGTGATTGAGGGGGAGAAATGGGTGGCAACTAAGTGGATCAATGATAAAAAGCAACACTACTAA